A genomic stretch from Arenicella xantha includes:
- the tpiA gene encoding triose-phosphate isomerase translates to MRRFLVAGNWKMHGGLEMTTELISGISREVLNMATISEQRELAYDILVCPPAVLLQHAGALAKSLPISIGAQNVSPHTSGAFTGEVSLPMIAEMGCEYVLIGHSERRELFHETDQDTAEKFAACVNFDKSVVPVLCVGESLSERQQGQTELVVERQLNAVIDAVGIQGLDGAVIAYEPVWAIGTGETASPEQAQAVHAFIRAKLAGLDENIGQRTQILYGGSVKSGNAEQLFSQPDIDGGLIGGASLTVEGFVGICRAAQKLAGHA, encoded by the coding sequence ATGAGACGATTCTTGGTGGCTGGGAACTGGAAGATGCATGGTGGTTTAGAAATGACCACAGAGTTAATCTCAGGCATCTCCCGTGAGGTTCTCAATATGGCAACGATCAGTGAGCAACGAGAACTTGCGTACGATATTTTGGTTTGCCCTCCTGCGGTATTGCTGCAGCACGCAGGTGCTCTCGCTAAGAGTCTGCCAATTTCGATTGGCGCTCAAAACGTTAGTCCGCATACTTCGGGCGCGTTTACTGGTGAGGTTTCTCTGCCGATGATTGCAGAGATGGGGTGTGAGTATGTATTGATAGGGCATTCGGAAAGGCGCGAGCTATTTCACGAAACCGATCAAGATACCGCAGAAAAATTTGCGGCTTGTGTTAATTTTGACAAGTCGGTGGTACCTGTACTTTGTGTTGGTGAATCGCTTTCAGAGCGCCAGCAAGGGCAGACAGAATTGGTGGTCGAGCGCCAGCTGAATGCGGTTATTGACGCAGTTGGCATTCAAGGCCTTGATGGAGCTGTTATCGCTTATGAGCCGGTTTGGGCTATAGGTACCGGTGAGACAGCGTCGCCAGAGCAGGCTCAAGCTGTGCACGCGTTTATTCGTGCTAAGTTAGCTGGGCTAGATGAGAATATTGGCCAGCGTACACAGATTTTGTACGGTGGTAGTGTGAAGTCAGGTAATGCCGAGCAGCTATTTTCGCAGCCTGATATTGACGGCGGCTTAATTGGTGGCGCGTCACTCACAGTAGAGGGTTTTGTAGGTATCTGCCGCGCCGCACAGAAGTTGGCGGGTCATGCCTAA
- the glmM gene encoding phosphoglucosamine mutase — protein MTTSFFGTDGIRGAVGREPITPQTIVHLGWALGCVIKRHYGKGSILVGKDTRVSGYLLESAMEAGLSSAGMDVVMLGPLPTPAIAYLTQTARANAGVVISASHNAYADNGIKFFSANGTKISDQIQDEIERLMATPMEVVASKDLGKAHRMDDAVGRYVEFCKGTIPRRMDFRGLKVALDCANGAAYQSAPAVFHELGADIEVINNKPNGFNINEGCGSTHIAGLQALVLKEGCDVGIAFDGDADRVLMVDQNGQVVDGDQLLFVIADSLRKQGRLKGGVVGTLMSNFGMERALQEREIPFVRAKVGDRYVMQELVARDWVLGGESSGHIICLDKTTTGDGLVSALQVLTQMKFMQQPLHELAGEMQMYPQTMINVRLPLNTNAAEICQLKDVLDAVAHNEKILSGEGRVLLRPSGTEPVIRVMVEGSDSALVKQCCETISDIVRAQI, from the coding sequence ATGACTACTTCATTTTTTGGTACTGACGGAATTCGCGGTGCGGTCGGGCGTGAGCCGATTACTCCGCAAACCATCGTTCATTTAGGTTGGGCGTTGGGTTGTGTGATTAAGCGGCATTATGGCAAAGGGAGTATTTTGGTTGGTAAGGACACTCGAGTTTCAGGCTATTTACTTGAATCCGCTATGGAGGCAGGGTTGTCATCAGCAGGCATGGATGTAGTGATGCTCGGACCTTTACCAACACCGGCTATCGCCTACCTAACACAAACGGCAAGAGCTAATGCTGGAGTAGTAATCAGCGCGTCGCATAACGCCTATGCCGATAATGGTATTAAATTTTTCTCGGCCAATGGGACCAAAATATCTGATCAGATTCAAGATGAGATAGAGCGGTTAATGGCAACTCCAATGGAGGTGGTGGCTTCCAAAGACCTAGGCAAGGCGCATCGCATGGATGATGCGGTTGGGCGTTATGTCGAGTTCTGCAAGGGCACCATCCCGCGTAGGATGGATTTTCGGGGGCTCAAGGTGGCATTGGATTGTGCTAACGGAGCGGCTTATCAATCAGCGCCGGCGGTGTTCCATGAGTTAGGTGCTGACATTGAGGTTATTAATAATAAACCTAATGGCTTTAATATTAATGAAGGTTGCGGGTCAACCCATATTGCAGGCTTGCAGGCGCTAGTTCTGAAAGAGGGCTGTGATGTCGGTATTGCGTTTGATGGCGATGCAGACCGCGTGCTGATGGTTGATCAAAATGGACAGGTCGTCGATGGCGATCAATTATTGTTTGTGATCGCTGATAGCTTGCGTAAGCAAGGTCGACTTAAAGGGGGTGTGGTTGGCACGCTGATGAGCAATTTTGGCATGGAGCGAGCGCTGCAAGAGCGAGAGATTCCGTTTGTGCGAGCCAAGGTTGGAGACCGATATGTCATGCAAGAATTAGTTGCTCGCGATTGGGTTTTAGGTGGTGAATCGTCGGGTCATATTATTTGTCTAGACAAAACTACCACGGGTGATGGCCTGGTGTCGGCGCTGCAAGTGTTGACACAAATGAAGTTTATGCAACAGCCTTTGCATGAGTTGGCTGGTGAGATGCAAATGTACCCTCAGACCATGATAAATGTTCGGCTGCCACTAAATACAAATGCGGCCGAGATATGTCAGCTTAAGGATGTACTCGACGCGGTGGCTCATAATGAAAAAATTCTATCAGGTGAAGGCCGAGTGTTGCTGCGTCCGTCCGGCACAGAGCCAGTAATTCGAGTAATGGTTGAAGGGTCTGATAGTGCGTTGGTGAAGCAGTGTTGCGAAACAATATCTGATATTGTTCGGGCACAAATCTAA
- the folP gene encoding dihydropteroate synthase gives MRSLLRGKRAAIMGVVNVTPDSFSDGGSYFSTQSAIEHGLDLIEQGADILDVGGESTRPGAAPVDLPTELARVIPVIEGIRAESNIPISIDTYKSTVMTASVAAGATMINDINALQAEGAVAAAVEAGVPVCLMHKQGLPSTMQQSPQYANVVADVLEFLLERRTECVVAGIAPNDIVLDPGIGFGKTLTHNLTLLSAIPRLKAESHSEWLIGVSRKSMIDNLLQREVSERLPASLGLAVQAALNGARILRVHDVRATYDALHCVAAVLYQAERNDNQ, from the coding sequence ATGCGCTCATTGTTGCGGGGCAAGCGTGCCGCAATAATGGGCGTTGTTAATGTCACTCCTGACTCATTTTCTGATGGTGGGAGCTACTTTTCTACGCAGTCGGCCATCGAACATGGACTAGATCTAATTGAGCAAGGCGCCGACATTCTCGATGTTGGTGGCGAATCGACACGCCCTGGTGCGGCGCCAGTTGACCTACCGACGGAATTGGCTAGAGTTATTCCAGTCATCGAAGGTATTCGGGCTGAATCAAACATTCCTATCTCGATTGACACTTATAAAAGCACAGTAATGACTGCATCGGTAGCTGCCGGTGCAACGATGATTAACGATATTAATGCTTTGCAGGCTGAAGGCGCGGTTGCTGCGGCAGTAGAGGCAGGCGTGCCGGTTTGCTTGATGCATAAGCAGGGCTTGCCATCGACAATGCAGCAGTCGCCTCAGTACGCTAACGTGGTGGCTGATGTACTCGAGTTTTTATTGGAGCGCCGCACTGAGTGCGTGGTGGCGGGCATTGCGCCGAATGATATTGTGTTGGATCCGGGTATCGGGTTCGGCAAAACGCTGACGCATAACTTAACGTTGCTCAGTGCCATTCCACGGCTGAAGGCTGAGTCGCATTCTGAGTGGTTGATTGGGGTGTCGCGTAAATCAATGATAGATAACTTATTGCAGCGTGAGGTCTCAGAACGTCTTCCGGCGAGCCTCGGTTTAGCCGTGCAGGCGGCTTTAAATGGCGCTAGAATACTGCGAGTTCATGATGTGCGTGCCACTTATGATGCGCTACATTGCGTTGCGGCCGTGCTGTATCAGGCTGAACGAAACGATAACCAATAG
- the ftsH gene encoding ATP-dependent zinc metalloprotease FtsH, with protein sequence MNRITNIVIVGLILLVAATWIAESKSPTSVQSAEKSYSEFMALITNGGVDNVVLDESELKIYGEDSAGKPVWAVISRLDEKLVDTLIDRNIKFKVIQPEKSSKLTSFLVSILPFILFIGVWIYLMRQMQGGAGKGAMSFGKSKARLLNQENNRVTFDDVAGVEESKEEVQEIVEFLRDPSRFQKLGGRMPSGILLTGSPGTGKTLLAKAIAGEAKVPFFSISGSDFVEMFVGVGASRVRDMFEQAKKSAPCIIFIDEIDAVGRHRGAGIGGGNDEREQTLNQLLVEMDGFEGGEGIIVIAATNRPDVLDPALLRPGRFDRQVVVPLPDIRGREQILKVHMRKVPIGKTVDPAVIARGTPGFSGADIANLVNEAALFAARGAKKLVEMEDFEFAKDKVMMGAERRSIVMPEKERLNTSYHESGHAIVGAVLKDIYDPVHKVTIIPRGRALGLTFYLPEEDRYGYDREFLLARIAVALGGRIAEELFMNQMTTGASSDFEGATEMAHNMVARWGMSDALGTRVYEQDHPDGRRSVRMSNQTINLIDDEVKRILSEQYERAKKILEDNRDKVEVMAKSLMELETLDASQIAEIMEGKQPTPPADLPTPKNNKGSGDDGEGKPSIEPQMDNPANET encoded by the coding sequence GTGAACAGAATCACCAATATAGTCATCGTCGGTCTTATCCTGCTGGTTGCGGCCACCTGGATCGCGGAGAGTAAGTCGCCGACATCGGTGCAGAGCGCGGAAAAGTCTTATTCAGAATTTATGGCGTTAATCACCAATGGTGGCGTCGATAACGTTGTACTAGACGAGTCTGAATTAAAGATCTATGGCGAAGATAGCGCTGGTAAGCCTGTCTGGGCGGTTATTTCGCGCTTGGACGAAAAACTGGTGGACACGCTAATAGATCGTAATATCAAATTTAAGGTTATTCAGCCGGAGAAAAGCTCTAAATTAACCAGCTTTTTGGTCAGTATTTTGCCGTTCATATTGTTTATCGGTGTCTGGATCTATTTGATGCGACAAATGCAAGGTGGCGCAGGCAAGGGCGCGATGAGCTTTGGCAAAAGTAAAGCGCGGCTGTTAAATCAAGAAAATAACCGGGTCACCTTTGATGACGTTGCCGGTGTGGAGGAATCCAAAGAGGAAGTTCAAGAAATTGTTGAATTTCTACGCGACCCGTCGCGTTTCCAAAAGCTTGGTGGGCGGATGCCCAGTGGTATTTTACTAACGGGTAGTCCAGGTACCGGTAAAACGCTGCTTGCTAAAGCCATTGCTGGCGAAGCCAAGGTTCCCTTTTTCTCCATTTCGGGTTCTGATTTTGTCGAAATGTTTGTGGGCGTTGGTGCATCGCGTGTACGCGACATGTTTGAGCAAGCTAAGAAGAGCGCGCCTTGTATTATATTTATTGACGAAATTGACGCAGTTGGCCGTCATCGTGGTGCCGGTATCGGTGGTGGTAACGATGAACGCGAGCAAACTCTCAACCAATTACTGGTCGAGATGGATGGTTTTGAAGGTGGTGAAGGAATTATTGTTATTGCCGCGACTAACCGTCCTGACGTATTAGACCCAGCGTTATTGCGCCCTGGTCGATTTGACCGTCAAGTTGTGGTGCCGTTACCTGATATTCGTGGTCGCGAACAAATCTTAAAAGTACATATGCGTAAAGTGCCAATCGGTAAAACCGTTGACCCGGCGGTTATTGCGCGTGGTACACCAGGGTTTTCTGGTGCGGATATCGCCAATCTAGTGAACGAAGCCGCGTTGTTTGCTGCTCGTGGGGCGAAGAAATTGGTTGAAATGGAAGATTTTGAATTTGCTAAAGACAAAGTCATGATGGGGGCTGAGCGTCGTTCGATCGTGATGCCTGAGAAAGAGCGTTTGAATACCTCGTACCACGAATCAGGTCATGCCATTGTTGGGGCCGTGCTCAAAGATATTTATGATCCAGTACATAAGGTAACGATCATTCCGCGTGGACGTGCACTAGGTTTGACGTTCTATTTGCCCGAAGAAGATCGCTATGGTTATGACCGAGAGTTCTTGTTAGCGCGAATTGCCGTAGCTTTAGGTGGGCGAATTGCTGAAGAGTTGTTTATGAATCAAATGACTACTGGCGCGTCGAGTGACTTTGAGGGCGCGACTGAAATGGCTCACAATATGGTTGCGCGATGGGGAATGAGTGATGCACTCGGAACTCGCGTGTATGAGCAAGACCATCCAGACGGTCGTCGTTCGGTCAGAATGAGTAATCAAACTATCAATCTAATCGATGATGAAGTGAAGCGTATTTTGAGTGAGCAATATGAGCGCGCCAAAAAAATTCTTGAAGATAATCGAGACAAAGTCGAGGTAATGGCTAAGAGTTTGATGGAGCTAGAAACGCTTGATGCCAGTCAGATTGCGGAGATTATGGAAGGCAAGCAACCGACTCCACCTGCTGATTTGCCAACGCCAAAAAATAACAAAGGTTCTGGTGATGATGGTGAAGGTAAGCCGTCGATTGAGCCGCAAATGGACAATCCGGCAAACGAAACCTAA
- a CDS encoding RlmE family RNA methyltransferase has protein sequence MARKGNKTGEWARQHINDPYVKKATSQGYRSRAVYKFKEIDDQDSLVKPGMVVIDLGSAPGGWSQYLARKFANKITLIAIDLLPMDPIDNVTFIQGDFQDEAVLAQIDELLDGRKIDLVISDMAPNITGVRSVDEAQYESLLDSVLYFCEQRLKRNSHLLVKLFEGSAAHYFRREIKSRYRSGVVRKPTASRPKSREFYFLAKNRIA, from the coding sequence ATGGCACGAAAAGGCAATAAAACTGGGGAATGGGCGCGGCAGCACATTAATGACCCGTATGTTAAGAAAGCGACTAGCCAGGGGTACCGATCACGAGCCGTCTATAAGTTCAAAGAGATTGATGACCAAGACAGTCTGGTAAAGCCGGGAATGGTGGTTATTGACCTCGGTTCGGCTCCGGGTGGTTGGTCGCAATACTTAGCACGTAAATTCGCCAATAAAATAACGCTGATTGCGATTGATCTGTTGCCGATGGACCCCATTGATAATGTGACATTTATTCAAGGCGATTTTCAAGACGAAGCCGTGTTGGCGCAGATCGATGAACTATTGGATGGGCGTAAAATTGATCTTGTAATTTCGGATATGGCCCCCAACATAACAGGGGTACGGAGTGTTGACGAGGCGCAGTATGAAAGCCTGTTGGATTCGGTGCTTTACTTTTGTGAACAGCGACTAAAACGCAATAGTCATCTGCTGGTCAAGTTGTTCGAAGGTAGTGCGGCGCATTACTTTCGACGCGAGATTAAGAGTCGTTATCGCAGTGGTGTCGTCAGGAAACCGACGGCTTCACGACCTAAAAGTAGAGAATTTTATTTTTTGGCGAAAAATCGTATCGCCTAA
- the yhbY gene encoding ribosome assembly RNA-binding protein YhbY, which translates to MTLTGKQKNYLRGIAHNLNPVVMIGGKGLTEAVMKEIELALDQHELIKIKLPSNEKAEKVAILAQITSKSKSEPVQLIGRVGVVYRPNKEPKLALPSI; encoded by the coding sequence ATGACTCTAACTGGAAAACAAAAAAACTATTTACGTGGCATCGCCCACAACCTTAACCCCGTCGTTATGATTGGCGGTAAAGGCCTAACCGAAGCCGTTATGAAGGAAATAGAACTTGCATTGGACCAACATGAGCTAATCAAGATTAAGCTACCCAGCAATGAAAAGGCTGAGAAGGTCGCGATACTAGCGCAAATAACCTCAAAGTCAAAAAGCGAACCAGTACAATTAATTGGCCGAGTAGGTGTTGTTTACCGGCCGAACAAAGAACCTAAGCTGGCATTGCCAAGTATCTAG
- the greA gene encoding transcription elongation factor GreA, with amino-acid sequence MDRVLLTKKGAEALQAELKNLKSVERPKVIEAIAEARSHGDLSENAEYDAAKEQQGFIEGRIKELEGSLGVAEIIDPTKLNAKGKVVFGALVKLYDIDADKEVSYQVVGDLEADIDKGRISLSSPIGRALIGKYEGDEFTFEAPSGEKAYEVMSVAYEV; translated from the coding sequence ATGGACCGAGTTTTACTAACTAAAAAGGGCGCCGAAGCGCTGCAAGCGGAATTAAAGAACCTCAAAAGTGTTGAGCGCCCTAAAGTCATAGAGGCGATCGCGGAAGCGCGCTCGCATGGTGATCTTTCCGAAAACGCGGAATACGATGCAGCTAAAGAACAGCAAGGTTTTATTGAAGGTCGTATTAAAGAATTAGAAGGCAGCTTAGGTGTTGCCGAGATAATTGACCCAACTAAGCTAAATGCCAAGGGTAAGGTGGTGTTTGGTGCATTGGTTAAGCTGTACGATATCGATGCCGATAAAGAAGTAAGTTACCAAGTTGTTGGTGATCTAGAGGCTGATATCGACAAGGGGCGCATTTCTTTGAGTTCACCGATTGGTCGAGCGTTAATTGGCAAGTACGAAGGTGATGAGTTTACCTTTGAAGCGCCAAGTGGTGAAAAGGCGTATGAAGTAATGAGCGTTGCTTACGAAGTCTGA
- the carB gene encoding carbamoyl-phosphate synthase large subunit, which translates to MPKRSDIQTVLIIGAGPIIIGQACEFDYSGVQACKALKEEGYRVVLVNSNPATIMTDPGFADATYIEPISWQAVEKIIEAEKPDVLLPTMGGQTALNCALDLEREGVLAKHNVEMIGATKEAIDKAEDREKFKKAMNKIGLETVRGDIAHSMDEAFEILEGLGLPVIIRPSFTMGGTGGGIAYNKTEFVEICQRGLDASPTKELLIEECIFGWKEYEMEVVRDREDNCIIICSIENFDAMGVHTGDSITVAPAQTLTDKEYQIMRDASLAVLREIGVDTGGSNVQFAVDPATGRMIIIEMNPRVSRSSALASKATGFPIAKVAAKLAIGYTLDELRNEITGGLTPASFEPSIDYVVTKIPRFDFVKFPQADDTLTTQMKSVGEAMAIGRTFQESLQKAMRSLEIGSHGFEPQLGDLTGDMRATRLSQALRVPKAERLWYIGDAFREGLSVADVHEATGIEPWFLAEVEDLMKTEQQIASHQLANLDADTVFAWKRQGFSDVRLSELLSCSEDAFREKRHALNIRPVYKRVDSCAAEFATATAYMYSTYEQHCEAEPVDARKIMVLGGGPNRIGQGIEFDYCCVHASMALRENGFQTIMVNCNPETVSTDYDTSDRLYFEPLTLEDVLEIVHKENPGGVIVQYGGQTPLKLARPLEAQGTKIIGTSPTAIHGAEDREQFQALLNQLNLKQPPNRIASSEEDALEMAKEVGYPLVVRPSYVLGGRAMEIVHDRAALQNYMLSAIQVSNESPVLLDRFLNDAIEVDVDAICDGKRVVIGGIMEHIEQAGVHSGDSACSLPPFSLSEDIKAELREQTKQMALALNVVGLMNVQFAIKGQDIFVLEVNPRASRTVPFVSKATSRPLAKVAALCMAGISLDEQGIHDEIIPEYFSVKEAVFPFVKFPGVDTLLGPEMKSTGEVMGIGRSFGEAYDKAQQGTGANIPVSGTVLFSVRNSDKKIATELASYLSQSGFDIVATRGTAQVFRDAGITTKVINKVKEGRPHIVDMIIDGHANLVINTTSSNDTVKDSYTIRREALMHKVTYFTNISSARAMVAAHKAHQEMSVSKLQDLHKLIKQR; encoded by the coding sequence ATGCCAAAGCGCAGTGATATTCAAACAGTACTGATTATTGGTGCAGGCCCGATTATTATCGGACAAGCCTGTGAATTCGATTATTCGGGTGTACAAGCCTGCAAGGCGCTCAAAGAGGAAGGGTATCGAGTTGTCTTGGTTAACTCTAATCCGGCAACCATTATGACCGACCCTGGTTTTGCCGATGCTACCTACATTGAGCCGATAAGCTGGCAAGCAGTGGAGAAGATCATTGAGGCTGAAAAGCCCGATGTGTTGCTGCCAACCATGGGTGGCCAGACCGCACTGAACTGCGCGCTGGACTTAGAGCGTGAAGGCGTTTTGGCAAAGCACAATGTCGAGATGATCGGCGCTACCAAAGAAGCCATCGATAAGGCCGAAGATCGCGAAAAGTTTAAGAAAGCGATGAACAAAATTGGCCTCGAGACAGTTCGTGGTGATATTGCTCATAGCATGGATGAGGCCTTTGAAATACTGGAGGGTCTGGGTCTTCCGGTGATTATTCGTCCTTCCTTTACGATGGGCGGCACGGGCGGCGGAATTGCTTACAATAAAACTGAGTTTGTCGAAATCTGCCAACGTGGTTTAGACGCTTCTCCGACCAAAGAGTTGTTGATCGAAGAGTGTATTTTCGGCTGGAAAGAGTATGAAATGGAGGTGGTGCGTGACCGCGAGGACAACTGCATCATCATCTGTTCGATCGAGAATTTTGACGCAATGGGGGTACACACTGGTGATTCGATTACCGTTGCCCCAGCGCAGACTCTGACCGATAAAGAGTATCAAATTATGCGTGACGCGAGCCTCGCTGTGTTACGCGAAATTGGCGTGGACACTGGTGGCTCGAACGTGCAATTTGCCGTCGATCCGGCGACTGGTCGAATGATCATCATCGAGATGAACCCACGTGTATCTCGGTCATCTGCGCTTGCCTCTAAAGCAACTGGCTTTCCGATTGCTAAAGTGGCTGCTAAGTTGGCGATTGGCTACACGCTCGATGAGTTACGCAATGAGATTACCGGTGGCTTAACACCGGCTTCATTTGAGCCGAGTATCGATTACGTGGTGACTAAAATTCCACGTTTCGATTTTGTGAAATTTCCGCAAGCTGACGATACTCTGACAACTCAGATGAAATCGGTAGGCGAGGCGATGGCTATTGGCCGGACTTTCCAAGAGTCTTTACAAAAGGCAATGCGGAGTCTGGAGATCGGTAGCCACGGCTTTGAGCCACAACTCGGTGATTTAACTGGCGATATGCGAGCTACGCGCTTGAGTCAGGCGCTGCGTGTGCCTAAAGCTGAGCGGCTTTGGTATATCGGTGATGCATTCCGCGAAGGTCTGTCAGTTGCTGATGTGCACGAAGCGACCGGTATTGAGCCTTGGTTTTTGGCTGAAGTTGAAGACTTAATGAAAACTGAGCAGCAAATCGCTAGTCATCAGCTTGCTAACCTTGATGCCGACACCGTTTTTGCTTGGAAACGTCAGGGCTTTTCGGATGTGCGGTTGAGTGAATTATTGTCATGCTCAGAAGATGCGTTTCGCGAGAAGCGTCATGCACTCAATATTCGCCCAGTCTACAAGCGGGTCGACTCCTGTGCTGCTGAATTCGCTACTGCGACTGCGTACATGTATTCAACCTATGAACAGCACTGCGAAGCGGAGCCAGTCGATGCGCGTAAAATAATGGTGCTAGGCGGCGGTCCGAATCGAATTGGTCAAGGTATTGAATTCGATTACTGTTGTGTACATGCCTCTATGGCGCTGCGTGAGAATGGCTTTCAAACCATTATGGTGAACTGTAACCCTGAGACAGTGTCGACAGATTACGACACCTCAGACCGGCTGTATTTTGAGCCGTTGACCTTGGAAGACGTGCTGGAGATTGTGCATAAAGAGAATCCGGGTGGCGTTATTGTGCAATACGGTGGTCAGACTCCACTTAAATTGGCGCGACCATTGGAAGCGCAAGGCACCAAGATTATTGGTACTTCGCCAACCGCGATTCACGGTGCTGAAGACCGCGAGCAATTTCAAGCGTTGCTAAACCAGCTCAATTTGAAGCAGCCACCAAACCGCATTGCGTCGAGCGAAGAAGATGCGCTAGAAATGGCTAAAGAAGTCGGCTATCCGTTGGTCGTCAGACCGTCTTATGTGCTCGGTGGTCGTGCCATGGAGATTGTTCATGACCGTGCCGCATTGCAAAATTACATGTTGTCCGCGATTCAAGTATCCAATGAATCACCAGTATTACTCGATCGTTTTTTGAATGATGCAATTGAAGTCGACGTCGATGCTATTTGTGATGGCAAACGCGTGGTGATCGGCGGCATTATGGAGCATATTGAGCAAGCTGGCGTGCACTCGGGTGATTCGGCCTGTTCCTTGCCTCCGTTTAGTTTGAGTGAGGACATCAAGGCTGAGTTGCGTGAACAAACCAAGCAAATGGCGTTAGCGCTGAATGTGGTTGGTTTGATGAATGTTCAGTTTGCGATTAAAGGCCAAGATATTTTCGTGCTGGAAGTCAACCCACGGGCATCGCGTACGGTACCCTTTGTCTCAAAGGCAACCTCTAGGCCGTTGGCAAAAGTGGCGGCGCTGTGTATGGCTGGCATTAGTCTAGATGAGCAGGGAATTCATGACGAAATCATTCCTGAATATTTCTCCGTGAAAGAAGCGGTGTTCCCGTTTGTGAAGTTCCCTGGTGTGGATACCTTGTTGGGCCCTGAAATGAAATCCACCGGCGAAGTCATGGGTATCGGGCGTAGTTTTGGTGAGGCTTACGATAAGGCTCAGCAGGGCACTGGTGCAAACATTCCGGTGAGTGGTACGGTGTTGTTTAGCGTGCGGAATTCAGACAAAAAGATTGCAACTGAGTTAGCAAGCTATCTCTCTCAGTCGGGTTTTGATATTGTAGCAACTCGCGGAACGGCACAAGTATTCCGTGACGCTGGAATCACTACCAAAGTGATCAATAAGGTTAAGGAGGGTCGTCCACATATCGTGGATATGATCATCGATGGTCATGCCAACTTAGTCATTAATACGACATCGAGCAACGATACGGTTAAAGATTCCTATACCATTCGGCGCGAGGCGCTGATGCATAAGGTAACGTATTTCACTAATATTTCCTCGGCTCGAGCTATGGTCGCTGCGCATAAAGCACACCAAGAGATGAGTGTGAGTAAGTTGCAAGACCTACATAAACTAATAAAACAGAGATAA
- the carA gene encoding glutamine-hydrolyzing carbamoyl-phosphate synthase small subunit, whose translation MKHTALLALADGTLFWGQSIGATGESVGEVVFNTAMTGYQEILTDPSYSKQLVTLTYPHIGNTGTNAEDVESNSVCAAGLIIRDLPRLANNWRNTQNLDDYLIENSVVAIADIDTRHLTRILREKGAQNGCIVTGDNIDSAQAVAAAQAFPGLKGMDLAKQVTTAVPYSWQQSVWSLADGYSDKTDGTYKVVAYDFGVKRNILRILVDLGCDVQVVPAQTSAQDVLAMNPDGVFLSNGPGDPEPCDYAIKAVQEIIAAGKPIFGICLGHQILALASGAATEKMKFGHHGANHPVQDLDTKKVMITSQNHGFAVDEATMPDNLRVTHRSLFDNTIQGIERVDVPAFSFQGHPEASPGPRDVAPLFERFIQMMQTSATSVRGEK comes from the coding sequence GTGAAACATACCGCATTACTGGCATTAGCAGATGGCACCCTTTTTTGGGGTCAGTCGATTGGCGCGACAGGTGAAAGCGTTGGAGAAGTTGTTTTCAATACGGCGATGACTGGATATCAAGAAATTTTGACTGATCCTTCGTACTCGAAACAATTGGTCACCTTAACCTATCCGCATATAGGTAACACCGGCACCAATGCCGAAGACGTTGAATCCAATTCAGTGTGCGCCGCGGGTTTGATTATTCGCGACCTGCCCCGCCTTGCTAACAATTGGCGTAACACGCAGAATCTAGATGACTACCTAATTGAAAATTCGGTTGTCGCAATTGCGGATATCGACACACGACACCTGACTCGCATACTGCGCGAAAAAGGAGCGCAAAACGGCTGCATTGTCACCGGTGATAACATTGATTCCGCGCAAGCAGTTGCTGCGGCGCAAGCCTTCCCTGGTTTGAAAGGAATGGACTTGGCGAAACAAGTAACAACCGCTGTGCCTTACTCATGGCAGCAATCGGTCTGGTCGCTGGCGGATGGCTACTCGGATAAGACCGACGGAACTTACAAGGTCGTTGCTTATGATTTTGGCGTAAAACGCAATATTTTGCGCATTCTGGTTGATCTTGGTTGTGATGTTCAGGTAGTGCCTGCACAGACTAGCGCGCAAGACGTGTTAGCGATGAATCCAGATGGTGTGTTTTTATCCAACGGCCCCGGTGATCCCGAGCCCTGTGACTACGCAATCAAAGCGGTGCAAGAAATCATCGCCGCCGGCAAGCCGATTTTTGGAATCTGTCTCGGGCATCAAATTTTAGCCTTGGCATCAGGCGCCGCTACCGAAAAAATGAAGTTTGGTCATCACGGGGCTAACCATCCGGTACAAGATTTAGACACTAAGAAAGTGATGATTACCAGTCAGAACCATGGTTTTGCTGTTGATGAAGCAACTATGCCAGATAACTTAAGAGTGACTCATCGCTCGCTGTTCGATAACACGATTCAGGGTATTGAGCGTGTTGACGTACCAGCGTTTTCATTTCAGGGGCATCCAGAAGCAAGTCCTGGGCCACGTGATGTAGCACCACTATTCGAACGATTTATACAAATGATGCAAACCAGTGCGACCAGCGTTCGCGGGGAGAAATAG